A window from Phaenicophaeus curvirostris isolate KB17595 unplaced genomic scaffold, BPBGC_Pcur_1.0 scaffold_577, whole genome shotgun sequence encodes these proteins:
- the CCNQ gene encoding cyclin-Q isoform X1 — protein MALEPVGAQGDFGDEARGRFRLARFIMEAGVKLGLGSLAVATACAAFHRWARAAGPGAPHDPHLMAAAAIFLAAKAQGTPLRARDVLNVTHRLLHPGQPPPGPEGGFWGLRDSLVQCELLLLRVLRFRVPVAHPHKYLVQYLLALGRWGGRRGGWGPRRVPGVSWALVRDGAAGGLALRHPPQHLAAAALHLALALCGRHPPPGAPPRWWQVLSPGLGPSELERILRELLALYSLDATVVAPPPDRQTDAPPPDTHTPTAPPDFPAGTPVADRRTDTQRQQADRDPPGGEGRTEPPRD, from the exons ATGGCGCTGGAGCCCGTGGGGGCACAGGGAGACTTTGGGGACGAGGCCCGGGGGCGCTTCCGCCTCGCCCGCTTCATCATGGAGGCCg GGGTGAAGCTGGGCCTGGGCTCTCTGGCCGTGGCCACGGCCTGCGCCGCCTTCCACCGCTGGGCGCGGGCGGCCGGCCCGGGGGCCCCCCACGACCCCCACCTCatggccgccgccgccatcttccTGGCCGCCAAGGCCCAGGGCACCCCGCTGCGCGCCAGGGACGTCCTCAACGTCACCCACAG gctgCTGCACCCCGGGCAGCCCCCGCCGGGCCCCGagggggggttctgggggctGCGGGACAGCCTGGTGCAgtgtgagctgctgctgctgcgcgTCCTGCGCTTCCGAGTCCCCGTCGCGCACCCCCACAAG TACCTGGTGCAGTACCTGCTGGCGCTGGGGCGCTGGGGGGGCCgccgggggggctgggggccgcGGCGGGTGCCGGGGGTGTCGTGGGCGCTGGTGCGGGATGGGGCGGCGGGGGGGCTGGCCCTCAgacaccccccccagcacctggCGGCCGCCGCCCTGCACCTGGCGCTTGCCCTCTGCGGCCGACACCCCCCCCCGGGGGCCCCCCCGAGGTGGTGGCAG gtTCTGAGCCCCGGGCTGGGCCCCTCGGAGCTGGAGCGGATCCTGCGGGAGCTCCTGGCTCTCTACAGCCTGGACGCCACCGTCGTGGCCCCCCCGccggacagacagacggacgcACCCCCGCCGGACACACACACCCCGACGGCCCCCCCAGATTTTCCAGCAGGGACCCCCGTGgcggacagacggacggacaCGCAGCGACAGCAGGCGGACAGAGACCCCCCGGGGGGGGAAGGACgcacagagccccccagggactga
- the CCNQ gene encoding cyclin-Q isoform X2: protein MALEPVGAQGDFGDEARGRFRLARFIMEAGVKLGLGSLAVATACAAFHRWARAAGPGAPHDPHLMAAAAIFLAAKAQGTPLRARDVLNVTHRLLHPGQPPPGPEGGFWGLRDSLVQCELLLLRVLRFRVPVAHPHKVLSPGLGPSELERILRELLALYSLDATVVAPPPDRQTDAPPPDTHTPTAPPDFPAGTPVADRRTDTQRQQADRDPPGGEGRTEPPRD from the exons ATGGCGCTGGAGCCCGTGGGGGCACAGGGAGACTTTGGGGACGAGGCCCGGGGGCGCTTCCGCCTCGCCCGCTTCATCATGGAGGCCg GGGTGAAGCTGGGCCTGGGCTCTCTGGCCGTGGCCACGGCCTGCGCCGCCTTCCACCGCTGGGCGCGGGCGGCCGGCCCGGGGGCCCCCCACGACCCCCACCTCatggccgccgccgccatcttccTGGCCGCCAAGGCCCAGGGCACCCCGCTGCGCGCCAGGGACGTCCTCAACGTCACCCACAG gctgCTGCACCCCGGGCAGCCCCCGCCGGGCCCCGagggggggttctgggggctGCGGGACAGCCTGGTGCAgtgtgagctgctgctgctgcgcgTCCTGCGCTTCCGAGTCCCCGTCGCGCACCCCCACAAG gtTCTGAGCCCCGGGCTGGGCCCCTCGGAGCTGGAGCGGATCCTGCGGGAGCTCCTGGCTCTCTACAGCCTGGACGCCACCGTCGTGGCCCCCCCGccggacagacagacggacgcACCCCCGCCGGACACACACACCCCGACGGCCCCCCCAGATTTTCCAGCAGGGACCCCCGTGgcggacagacggacggacaCGCAGCGACAGCAGGCGGACAGAGACCCCCCGGGGGGGGAAGGACgcacagagccccccagggactga